From Pandoraea norimbergensis, the proteins below share one genomic window:
- a CDS encoding TonB-dependent siderophore receptor encodes MAVAFPDSLAVARRRMPLGARPRHVCLAVAVTFASALSAGVAQAQQTQSTAATQAAATSRVYDIPAGGLDAVLTRFGREAGILLTYAPSLTAGRQSPGVQGRFDVPTAFGQVLAGTGLVASPQGAGFTLVPQGAPAAATLAAGGGSGDVALPTTHVQGQAWTDAYRTPADAGIARADAPILDIPQAINVVPQQVLADQRARTLDDALINVSGIVQGNTLAGTQDTLLKRGFGGNRDGSIMHNGMPLVQGRGLNANADAVEVLKGPSSLLYGIMDPGGVINVVSKRPLLKPYTAVSVAGTTYGHGKNGVEETLDTTGPIGDSGLAYRLVVDQNNQQYWRNFGSQRETLVAPTLAYYGRDTQVVLSYEYRNFLTPFDRGTVIDPTTNKPLAISPRERLDDVHNEMTGQSHLAQITVDHQFNPDWKAHFGYSYNTETYDATQLRVNGINTKTGIISRSNDGTRGSDSTDSYGIAYLDGRAQLAGMRHDVQFGGDWEYRRIYRRDLIRQASTCKFNYLSPVYGCEVIPTTVSAADSDQTDTLHDASLFFQDAIHVTDRWILVGGLRLLTYSQLAGKGRPFQVNTNISDSKWLPRAGAVYKATNYLSLYGSYSESLKPTSTIAPLSSGVVIDSNVAPEHAKSFEVGAKLDMPNGLTGTVALFNINKRNVLVSQFNDATKLIDWRTSGAARSRGLELDVSGRIGQRWNVIASYAFIDAKTTDDPLYTGNTLANVARHTASLAGVYDWGPVLGDGSGNLRLGAVGRYIGSRPGDSANSFTLPAYFVADVFATYDTKIGRQPVHFQFNVKNVFNKTYYPSSASQYFVAVGDARSATLSATFEF; translated from the coding sequence ATGGCCGTTGCTTTTCCCGATTCCCTCGCCGTTGCGCGCCGCCGGATGCCGCTGGGCGCGCGCCCTCGGCACGTTTGTCTTGCCGTTGCAGTGACGTTCGCGTCCGCACTCAGCGCGGGTGTCGCGCAAGCACAGCAAACGCAGTCGACCGCTGCCACTCAGGCAGCCGCCACGAGCCGCGTGTATGACATTCCGGCTGGTGGACTCGACGCGGTATTGACGCGCTTCGGCCGCGAGGCGGGCATTCTGCTCACGTATGCGCCGTCGCTGACGGCGGGTCGGCAGAGCCCCGGCGTGCAGGGCAGGTTCGATGTGCCGACCGCCTTCGGTCAGGTACTGGCCGGGACGGGCCTCGTTGCATCGCCGCAAGGTGCGGGCTTCACGTTGGTGCCGCAAGGCGCGCCGGCGGCGGCTACGCTGGCCGCAGGCGGCGGGTCGGGCGACGTGGCTTTGCCCACGACGCATGTTCAGGGGCAGGCATGGACGGACGCTTACCGCACGCCCGCCGATGCCGGCATTGCGCGCGCCGACGCACCCATTCTCGACATTCCGCAGGCGATCAACGTGGTGCCGCAGCAAGTGCTGGCCGATCAGCGCGCCCGCACGCTCGACGATGCGCTCATCAACGTGAGCGGTATCGTGCAGGGCAATACGCTGGCGGGCACGCAAGATACGCTGCTCAAGCGCGGCTTCGGCGGCAATCGCGACGGCTCGATCATGCACAACGGCATGCCGCTGGTGCAGGGGCGCGGGCTGAACGCGAATGCCGATGCGGTCGAAGTGCTCAAGGGACCGTCGTCGTTGCTTTACGGGATCATGGACCCGGGCGGTGTGATCAACGTGGTGAGCAAGCGTCCGTTGCTCAAGCCTTATACGGCGGTGAGCGTGGCCGGCACGACGTATGGTCACGGCAAGAACGGCGTGGAAGAAACGCTCGACACCACGGGGCCGATCGGTGACTCGGGGCTGGCTTACCGGCTGGTCGTCGACCAGAACAACCAGCAGTACTGGCGTAACTTCGGCTCGCAGCGCGAGACGCTGGTCGCCCCGACGCTCGCTTACTACGGACGTGACACGCAGGTCGTGCTGTCGTACGAATACCGCAACTTCCTGACGCCGTTCGACCGGGGCACCGTGATCGATCCGACGACCAACAAGCCGTTGGCAATCTCGCCGCGGGAGCGTCTGGACGACGTGCATAACGAGATGACCGGGCAGTCGCATCTGGCGCAGATCACGGTCGATCATCAGTTCAACCCCGACTGGAAGGCGCACTTCGGCTACAGCTACAACACCGAAACGTACGACGCGACGCAGTTGCGCGTGAACGGCATCAACACGAAGACCGGCATCATTTCGCGCAGCAACGACGGCACGCGCGGCTCGGATAGCACTGATAGTTACGGCATCGCGTATCTCGACGGCCGCGCGCAACTGGCCGGCATGCGTCACGATGTGCAGTTCGGGGGCGATTGGGAATATCGGCGCATCTATCGTCGAGACCTGATCCGGCAGGCGTCGACGTGCAAGTTCAACTATCTGAGCCCGGTGTATGGGTGCGAGGTGATTCCGACGACGGTGTCTGCGGCCGATAGCGACCAGACAGATACGCTGCACGACGCGTCGCTGTTCTTTCAGGACGCGATTCACGTGACCGACCGCTGGATTCTCGTGGGCGGCTTGCGTTTGCTTACGTACAGCCAGTTGGCCGGCAAGGGGCGTCCGTTCCAGGTCAACACGAATATCTCCGACTCGAAGTGGCTGCCGCGCGCGGGTGCCGTCTATAAGGCGACCAACTATTTGTCGTTGTATGGCAGTTACTCGGAGTCGCTCAAGCCGACGTCGACGATCGCACCGCTCTCTAGTGGCGTGGTGATCGACTCGAACGTGGCGCCGGAGCATGCCAAGTCGTTTGAAGTCGGCGCAAAGCTCGACATGCCGAACGGGCTGACCGGGACGGTGGCGCTGTTCAACATCAACAAGCGCAACGTGCTGGTCTCGCAGTTCAACGATGCGACCAAGCTGATCGACTGGCGTACGTCGGGCGCGGCGCGCTCGCGCGGGCTGGAGCTCGACGTGTCGGGGCGTATCGGGCAACGCTGGAACGTGATTGCCAGCTATGCGTTCATCGATGCAAAGACCACGGACGACCCGCTCTACACCGGCAACACGCTGGCCAACGTGGCGCGGCATACGGCGTCGCTCGCAGGGGTGTATGACTGGGGACCGGTGTTGGGCGACGGCAGCGGCAATTTGCGCTTGGGCGCGGTGGGCCGGTATATCGGGTCGCGCCCGGGGGATTCGGCCAACAGCTTCACGCTGCCCGCGTACTTCGTGGCGGATGTGTTCGCCACCTACGACACGAAGATCGGCCGTCAGCCGGTGCACTTCCAGTTCAATGTGAAGAACGTGTTCAACAAGACGTATTACCCGTCGAGCGCGAGCCAGTACTTCGTGGCCGTGGGCGACGCCCGCTCGGCAACACTGTCGGCGACGTTCGAGTTTTGA
- the secE gene encoding preprotein translocase subunit SecE, producing MANSPVETVRTTGDKLLLALAALLVVAGVVAFYALEQQALYVRVAAIVVVLAIAAGVGLASQTGKGFMAFAKDAYREVGKVVWPTRKEAAQTTAIVFAFVIVMALYLWISDKTIEWAVFSLILGWK from the coding sequence ATGGCGAATTCTCCCGTAGAAACTGTACGTACGACTGGCGACAAGCTGCTGTTGGCTCTGGCCGCGCTGCTGGTTGTTGCTGGTGTCGTGGCGTTCTACGCCTTGGAGCAACAAGCACTGTATGTGCGCGTTGCTGCCATTGTCGTCGTTCTGGCAATTGCCGCAGGTGTTGGATTGGCATCGCAAACCGGTAAGGGCTTCATGGCCTTTGCCAAGGATGCGTATCGGGAAGTGGGTAAGGTCGTTTGGCCGACCCGTAAAGAGGCCGCTCAAACGACCGCGATTGTCTTCGCGTTCGTCATCGTTATGGCGCTGTATCTCTGGATCAGCGACAAGACGATTGAATGGGCAGTGTTCTCTTTAATTCTTGGCTGGAAGTGA
- a CDS encoding phospholipase D family protein, producing the protein MLLAKLPYMERLPQRQHHFWHRFFLPIYRAFEMVLLRLLRSLLPPYQVVTPRNARRTQTPPAPRLFSPSRLAWVLALSFTAAACTSVRPPPEPTQWTSHTSATAPGALADALAPAERAHPGESGFQLLATGSAAFTTRIALVQSAQHSLDVQYYSAGEDITGRLLLQSLLDAADRGVRVRMLVDDINRRHTDPTFAVLDQHRNIEVRVFNPFGTRDTTLLQRAGNLLTQFDQLNRRMHNKALVADNQLAIVGGRNLGDEYFDANPDLSFRDFDLLCAGPVVDAISHSFDHFWTSPQSYPLRQVQSKIDKQTLDATRDALAQHWRDAENVPAGRDALHQPPLAAGLSTGKVPLFWAPAELAADSPDKLDTPAKETTSAPGDKLRELAGHAQREVLIISPYFVPLDGGVKFLSALTARGVSVRVLTNSLAATDVVPVHAGYARYRPALLQAGIELYEFKPIRPEPEQRRITFGGSSRASLHGKVYIIDRLHVVLGSFNLDPRSVRLNTELAIVIHSADFAERMAGIFERAVAPRSSFHVELVPPGTTPPTPTPPTMPALRWVGEENGQPRTFDVEPYAPFWRNAVAGAFTLLPSDDLL; encoded by the coding sequence ATGCTTTTGGCTAAGCTTCCCTATATGGAAAGGCTTCCCCAGCGGCAGCACCACTTCTGGCACCGCTTCTTTCTCCCTATATATAGAGCGTTCGAGATGGTCCTATTGCGCCTCCTCCGGTCGCTCCTCCCGCCCTATCAGGTCGTCACGCCGCGCAATGCGCGCAGGACGCAGACGCCACCCGCCCCTCGACTGTTTTCGCCGTCTCGCCTGGCATGGGTGCTCGCACTCTCGTTCACCGCGGCAGCCTGTACGTCCGTCCGGCCGCCGCCTGAGCCGACGCAGTGGACGTCCCATACGTCCGCCACGGCCCCGGGCGCATTGGCGGATGCCCTCGCCCCGGCTGAGCGGGCGCATCCGGGTGAATCGGGCTTCCAGTTGCTGGCCACCGGTTCCGCCGCATTCACCACGCGCATCGCTCTGGTCCAGTCGGCGCAGCACAGCCTCGACGTGCAGTACTACAGCGCGGGCGAAGACATTACCGGCCGCCTGCTGCTCCAGTCGCTGCTCGACGCCGCCGACCGGGGCGTGCGTGTGCGCATGCTGGTCGACGACATCAACCGTCGCCATACCGATCCGACCTTCGCCGTGCTCGACCAGCACCGCAATATCGAAGTCCGCGTCTTCAATCCGTTTGGCACGCGCGACACCACGCTGCTCCAACGCGCGGGCAACCTCCTGACGCAGTTCGATCAACTCAACCGGCGGATGCACAACAAGGCGCTCGTCGCCGACAACCAGCTCGCCATCGTCGGTGGCCGCAATCTGGGCGACGAGTATTTCGATGCGAACCCCGATCTGTCCTTCCGCGACTTCGACTTGTTATGCGCAGGCCCGGTCGTCGACGCGATCTCCCATAGCTTCGACCATTTCTGGACCAGCCCGCAGTCCTACCCGCTCCGGCAGGTGCAGTCCAAGATCGACAAGCAAACGCTCGACGCCACCCGCGACGCCCTGGCGCAACATTGGCGCGATGCCGAAAACGTGCCGGCCGGACGCGACGCTCTCCACCAACCGCCACTCGCCGCCGGCTTGAGCACTGGCAAGGTGCCTCTTTTCTGGGCACCTGCCGAACTCGCCGCCGACAGCCCCGACAAGCTCGATACCCCCGCGAAGGAAACCACGAGCGCGCCGGGCGACAAACTGCGCGAGCTGGCGGGCCACGCCCAGCGCGAGGTGCTGATCATTTCGCCCTACTTCGTCCCGCTAGATGGCGGCGTGAAATTTCTGTCGGCGCTGACTGCGCGCGGGGTCAGCGTGCGCGTGCTGACGAATTCGCTGGCCGCCACCGATGTCGTGCCGGTCCACGCTGGTTATGCTCGCTACCGCCCGGCGTTGTTGCAGGCGGGGATCGAACTCTATGAATTCAAGCCGATCCGCCCGGAGCCCGAGCAACGGCGTATCACCTTCGGGGGATCTTCACGTGCGAGCCTGCACGGCAAGGTCTACATCATCGACCGGCTGCATGTGGTGCTGGGTTCATTCAATCTCGACCCGCGCTCAGTACGTCTGAACACTGAGCTGGCCATCGTGATCCACAGCGCCGACTTCGCCGAGCGCATGGCGGGGATCTTCGAGCGGGCCGTCGCGCCGCGCTCCAGCTTCCACGTCGAGTTGGTGCCTCCGGGCACAACCCCACCCACGCCCACACCCCCGACGATGCCCGCACTGCGCTGGGTCGGCGAGGAGAACGGCCAGCCGCGCACGTTCGACGTCGAACCCTACGCGCCCTTCTGGCGCAACGCCGTCGCGGGCGCCTTCACGCTGCTGCCCAGCGACGATCTGCTGTAA
- the tuf gene encoding elongation factor Tu yields MAKEKFERTKPHVNVGTIGHVDHGKTTLTAAIATVLSSKFGGTAKKYDEIDAAPEEKARGITINTAHIEYETANRHYAHVDCPGHADYVKNMITGAAQMDGAILVCSAADGPMPQTREHILLARQVGVPYIIVFLNKCDMVDDAELLELVEMEVRELLTKYEFPGDDLPIVKGSAKLALEGDKGELGEVAILALAEALDTYIPTPERAIDKAFLMPVEDVFSISGRGTVVTGRVESGVVKVGEEIEIVGIVPTVKTICTGVEMFRKLLDQGQAGDNVGILLRGTKREDVQRGQVLAKPGSIKPHTDFTGEVYILSKDEGGRHTPFFNNYRPQFYFRTTDVTGSISLPEGKEMVMPGDNVSITVKLIAPIAMTEGLRFAIREGGRTVGAGVVATIVA; encoded by the coding sequence ATGGCAAAGGAAAAATTCGAGCGGACTAAGCCGCACGTGAACGTCGGCACCATCGGTCACGTTGACCATGGCAAGACCACCCTGACGGCCGCTATCGCAACGGTTCTGTCGTCGAAGTTCGGCGGCACGGCTAAGAAGTACGACGAAATCGACGCAGCGCCGGAAGAAAAGGCACGCGGTATTACGATTAACACCGCGCACATCGAGTACGAAACGGCTAACCGCCACTACGCACACGTTGACTGCCCGGGCCACGCCGACTACGTCAAGAACATGATTACCGGTGCTGCGCAGATGGACGGCGCAATCCTGGTTTGCTCGGCCGCAGACGGTCCGATGCCGCAAACGCGTGAGCACATCCTGTTGGCCCGCCAAGTTGGCGTGCCGTACATCATCGTGTTCCTGAACAAGTGCGACATGGTCGACGACGCCGAGCTGCTCGAGCTGGTCGAAATGGAAGTTCGTGAGCTTCTGACGAAGTACGAATTCCCGGGCGACGATCTGCCGATCGTTAAGGGTTCGGCCAAGCTGGCGCTGGAAGGCGACAAGGGCGAACTGGGTGAAGTGGCAATTCTGGCGCTGGCTGAAGCGCTGGACACGTACATCCCGACGCCGGAGCGCGCCATCGACAAGGCATTCCTGATGCCGGTTGAAGACGTGTTCTCGATCTCGGGCCGTGGCACGGTGGTGACGGGTCGCGTTGAGTCGGGCGTGGTCAAGGTCGGCGAAGAAATCGAAATCGTGGGCATCGTGCCGACGGTCAAGACGATTTGCACGGGCGTTGAAATGTTCCGCAAGCTGCTCGACCAAGGTCAAGCAGGCGACAACGTGGGTATTCTGCTGCGCGGCACGAAGCGTGAAGACGTCCAGCGTGGTCAGGTTCTGGCCAAGCCGGGCTCGATCAAGCCGCACACGGACTTCACGGGCGAGGTCTACATTCTGTCGAAGGACGAAGGTGGTCGTCACACGCCGTTCTTCAACAACTACCGTCCGCAGTTCTACTTCCGTACGACGGACGTGACCGGTTCGATCAGCCTGCCGGAAGGTAAGGAAATGGTCATGCCGGGCGACAACGTGTCGATCACGGTCAAGCTGATCGCTCCGATCGCCATGACCGAAGGTCTGCGTTTCGCAATCCGCGAAGGTGGCCGTACCGTCGGCGCCGGCGTGGTTGCTACGATCGTTGCCTAA
- a CDS encoding FecR domain-containing protein has translation MTRTTAQGFAPGIAQQAVEWWVTLHGGDATETLRAACVRWREAHPDHERAWRHIESANHRMRHVSDTLGAAVAQAALRAPRSRARRTAIKAIAGALFVGGGVWLATDPRAVQRLRADTRTGVGERRTLRLADGTTLVLNTRSAVRLSMDGSTRRIALVDGEVMVTTGKDAGHVPPRPLVVTTAQATLQPLGTRFAVRQDDAGGRVQVFEGAVRVMPQGAPHVERIVQAGEQAEFTAHTIEPLTALEDGDGAWTDGMLVAVDMRLDTFLAELSRYRRGYLRCDPAVAALRVSGTYPLGDIDAILAVLPHALPVTVASVTRYWVSVGPRA, from the coding sequence ATGACGCGGACGACGGCGCAAGGGTTCGCGCCCGGCATCGCGCAGCAGGCCGTCGAGTGGTGGGTGACGCTGCATGGCGGCGACGCCACTGAAACGTTGCGCGCGGCCTGCGTGCGTTGGCGTGAGGCGCATCCCGATCACGAACGCGCGTGGCGGCATATTGAGAGCGCCAACCACCGTATGCGGCATGTGTCCGATACGTTGGGCGCGGCCGTGGCGCAGGCGGCGCTTCGCGCACCCCGCTCGCGGGCACGGCGCACGGCCATCAAGGCGATTGCCGGGGCGCTGTTTGTCGGCGGTGGAGTGTGGCTCGCGACGGACCCGCGCGCCGTGCAGCGGTTGCGCGCGGATACGCGTACGGGCGTCGGCGAGCGCCGTACGCTGCGTCTGGCGGATGGGACGACGTTGGTTCTCAATACGCGTAGTGCGGTCCGTTTATCCATGGATGGCTCGACGCGCCGCATCGCGCTTGTGGATGGCGAAGTGATGGTGACGACTGGCAAGGACGCCGGACACGTACCGCCCCGGCCGTTGGTCGTGACGACGGCGCAGGCGACGTTGCAGCCGTTGGGGACGCGTTTTGCCGTCCGTCAGGACGACGCGGGCGGGCGCGTGCAGGTCTTCGAGGGGGCGGTGCGTGTCATGCCGCAGGGCGCGCCGCACGTCGAGCGCATCGTGCAGGCGGGAGAGCAGGCGGAGTTCACTGCGCACACGATTGAGCCGCTCACCGCGCTTGAGGACGGTGACGGCGCATGGACGGATGGCATGCTCGTCGCCGTCGACATGCGGTTGGATACGTTTCTCGCGGAGCTGTCGCGATATCGACGCGGGTATCTGCGCTGTGATCCGGCCGTGGCGGCGCTGCGGGTATCGGGCACGTATCCGCTCGGCGACATCGACGCCATTCTCGCGGTGCTGCCGCACGCGCTGCCGGTGACGGTGGCGTCGGTCACGCGCTACTGGGTGAGCGTGGGGCCGCGGGCTTGA